The Peromyscus maniculatus bairdii isolate BWxNUB_F1_BW_parent chromosome 14, HU_Pman_BW_mat_3.1, whole genome shotgun sequence genomic interval tcaagtagctgaggctgacctcgAACTAGCTAAGTAGCTAAAGATGACCCTGATTCCTGAgtctccttcctccagctccaaGGGCAAGGGTtataggcctttttttttttaaacctcatctAACTCCCAGCTGGCTCTATGAATTTACCTTGTTATGTGTATATAACAATGTCTATGAAGAAAACACTGCAGAAGAGTTCTAGAACAAGGAAATgggcacatatgtacataaaacTGGGTAAACATGTATGCTGCcttggtccacatagtgagttttaggctagAGAATTGAGACCCcgtctcagaaagaaaaggaaccttGAATTCTAGGGCCAGGTCACTAAAGAGGAAGACAATTCAAgaatgacttctttctttccaaaggTCCACTTCTACAGATGTGAAGCAACAAGGGACACAAAGAACTCACTTTTTCGGAGACTGGCCATATCCGCCACCACAAGAAGCTgtttcggggggcgggggggggggggttgatgcTCTGTCCCATCCCCCCAGCCCAGGACTCCACTCTGCCCCGGAAAAGCCAAATGGCCAGAACTGCCAGGGATTCCGCTGGCACCTGGTGGGCACGAACATTCTATTCTTATGTGGTCACAGACAGGCCGAGAGGCCTTCTTTAGTAACGGACCGAATGTGCAGATGGGAGCTGAACTTGACGGATAATGTTCTGCTCAGGCAGGAGTGATGAGGTTGTCCCACTGACCTAGAGTTCACCTCTCTAACAAATGTGAGATTCAAGTCCTAACGATGACTTCTCAGGCATTGGCTTCTTGGATTAGATTTTAAACAGTACCCAAAAGATGAGTGGCACTCAGTTCAGTTTAGTCGAGAAGATCTTTTCTTGCCAGAGTTACAAGTCTTTCAGACGTCACTATTTAACATAAATGCTCAGTTATCTGCGTGTGCGCATGGGTAGGCCAGAGCGCCAATCCAGCACAGTTCCTCAGAGGCCACCTTGATTTTTCCAGCAGGCTCTTTTGGCCTAGCTCACCCGAGGAGATAGTCGGGGCGCACAGTCCGCATGTCTTGGATTCCCCCCATGCTGGTATCCTAAGCACATGTCCCTAACCTTAGCTTTTCCATGTGAgtgcagggatcaaactcaggttcctgTGCTTGGACAGCACTTTACCAACCCAGCCCTCTCCCTGGCCCCTTTCATGGTAATTTCAATAATTCAGTCTAAGCAGGCCTGGAGCTCACGGCTGCAACCTAGTACTTGGGAGTTCAGGCAGATGGATGGCGGAAAGTTCTTGGCCAGACAGGGATACATTGCAAGACCCTGCTCAATATCCTCCCCCATCACCAAAAAACCCACCCCCCCAATTCCAATCACCCCCACCACCAAAAACCCTTTacacaggtgtggtggcacatacctttaatcctagcacttgggtggcagaggcaggctgatctgtgagttcaaggccagcctggactacagagcgagttccaggacagtcagagctgttaaaaaaaatgggcaaaaaaactttttttttcttataaccagaataatttctttaaaaataagccacatataaTGTCACGGATCTGCAGatacttgggaggctaaagcagaGGGGAtactaagttcaaggcctgcctgggctatggtacgttcaaggacagcctggttaactcagtgagaccttgtctcagaactgAACATAAAAAACAGGGCTCCGAGCACAGCCTGGAGGTGGGAACAGAGCTCACTACATAGTTCAGGGATCTAGAAAACAAGGTCCTTAGCATCTTCCAGGGCTCTTATTTACAATCATgtctaaatttatttctttacttttacatttcatttatcacgtgtgtgtgtgtgtgtgtgtgtgtgtgtgtgtgacacactttcatggaggccagaagacaacttctgtgttcagtttctccttctgccctgggtccctgggatcaaactcaggtcgtcagccttggtagcacatacctttatccactcagccatcttgccagctcaaaatcctgttctttttttttttttttttttttttttttttttttttttttttacaaagagaatttttatttctaaaactttGCCAAAAAAACCTTGAGACTTTTCTGAATATCATGTTGGAATACCATATCATACCAACACTGTGATCCACTTGGAAAGGTGTATaattacagaataaaaaaagaagggcCAATGGGTAAGCCTGGGGTAACTGGGGAGGGCTGCCTCTCCCCCAGTTACGTGAAGAGCTGCCCGGCAGAGGAACAGGCACCAAGACTCTGTGCTAGGACCCCCAGTTCTGGATAAACCTCTGGATAAACAAcaggtggtcgtggtggtggtggtgcagttAGTTAGTTATGAAAAGAAGCTTTTTTTCATTTAACTCCGAAGTCAGTTTGTCGGGCCAGGGCTGCACATAGCGCAGCTGGTCGAGCGCTCGCCCTGCACACATGGAGCCCCACGTCCCACCTCCTGCTCTGCACACAGCGGGCGTGGTGGCcgctcctgtaatcccagcactcaggaagtaaagTGCGAGGACTGAGGCTACTAAACAAGACCCCGCCTCAGAAACAAAACCGGCCAGAACTAAAACTCCAtttgcagccaggcggtggtggcgcaagcctttaatcccagcactcgggaggcagagccaggcggatctctgtgagttcgaggccagcctgggctaccaagtgagctccagaaaaggcgcaaagctacactgagaaaccctgtctcgaaaaaaccaaaccaaaccaaaccaaaccaaaactccATTTGCTGCTGCAAACCAAACAGTGCTActaaaatcttttattttcagGAAGGATAGAGGTCAGGCCTGAGATGAGCATGGGTGTAGGCTCTCCGCTGCTGCCGGCAGGTGTCCGGTTCAAATTCAGCATGGGCCGGGCGCCTGCGTCTTGCCCTGGAGGCACAGCCATTTGGTGGGCACTTCGTAGGAGGACCTCTGCACCAGGTCTTCATCATACGGGATGTGCCAGGAGTCTCCGGTTGTCTGCACCACTGTGTCATAGTGGAGAGGATCCTGGGAATCAGAGAGCCAAATGGGAGAACAGCAATGGGCTGCTGCCACCTTTGGAAGAGCACTGTGTGCTACCTGACACtggactccttccttccttcctgtgcgtgtggtgtatgcacatgtacgtGCAGATGCACGGCCCTGTGCGTGCACAGGAGCCGGAGACTTTACCATTTTCCACATTATTCCTTTGAGGCTGGGTCTCTGCCTGAACCTGGAgctactgggtttttgtttgtttgtttgttttgctaggTTGGAGGCTAGCAAGcccaagcaatcctcctgtctctgctccataCACTGCTGAGGCTATTGGCATGTATGTGCAAGAACACACTCAGCTTGTAATGTGGGTGTAGGGATCAGAACTCAGCAAGCactaaccattgaaccatctccccaacccccacaacaataaacaaaataatgtagACGGGGAGCTTTATTTTAAGGCTAAGGGTTCTCTATAGGAGTGTCATATTTATAAGTTATAGGATTGTTTCATTGTGTTTATTGGTTTTCtaagtggaaaagaaaaattaaatgtagaAAGTAGAAAAAACAGCTCTCTCTCAAGATTATCTTGAAGTGAATCTCAGACGTGTACTTctagaaaatgttatttattttgtaattctaAGATCAATGCTATTACTAGCCTTTCCCCAGCACAGACCTCAGACAGAAATGGTAGCAAGTAcccagtaatcccagcacaggagactgagacaggagagttcggaggccagcctgggctacttagagTTTCAGGCCCGACGGGGATACATGGGAAAAGTTTAGCTGATTAAAAAAgttgggtctggagagacggctcagaggttaagaacactggctgttcttccagaggtcctgagttcaattcccagcacacacatggtggctcacaactatctgtaatgagatctggtgccctcttctggcctgcagacataatGCAGTCAAAacgctgtatatataataaataaataaatcttaaaaaaaaaaagcacaggttTTGAAATAGATAAAAAAGATATATGAAtgcatatattaaaatacatatatgcacgcatgcatacatatgtatcagCCTAATCAACAATTCCCCAGGCTCATCAAATTTGTTTGTATGTTCCCCATTactacacattatatacatatattttacagtCTCTTTGTTAAGTGGGCAGTAGAACAGGGCTGCTGCCTTCTGAGACACTGGGCTGCTCACAGTATCCTTTAGTCAGaccttcccttcccacccccatTTTCACTGAActtctatttttccctttttgttgtttttttctgaggaAAGCAGGTCAATTGTTTTGAATCATTTCTCATAATACAGTCTTGATTTAATAATTGATGTGATATTATGGGATACTCTTTCCTATAAATTTGTTTTGCAtttagcttattttttaaattagtaaacTTATCTACAGTATTGTGTGCAACATGTTTTGAAATACACAGACGTTGTGGAATGGCTACTCAAGCTATTTAATATGAGttaccaactttttgtttcacaATGAGAAAACTTAGAACCTACTCACTTGGGAGTCTTCGGGAATGTAACACACGGgctgggagaaggctcagtgccttgctctagcagaggaccagagttcgttcccaggccccacactgggtggctcataactgcctggagctccagctccagagatccaggatcctcttgcctccttaGGCACCAGCATGGATGAtcagaccccccccacacacacacacacaaatgcataattaaaatgaaaaaagaatacaaTACATTAGCTGGGCCTGCAAGTAACATAGGAGGATTGTCAAGTCAAGATCTACCTGCGTTCAGTGTGCTCAAAGCTAGCCTGTCCCCAAATAAGTAAAAACTGGGCTGGGGatgtgtagttcagtggtagaggacttgcctaATATGTGAACTCTTTGTGTTCAGTCTCTaataccacaaacacacacacaaaattaaaaacacaaatgtagggctggagagatggctcagaggttaagagcactggctgctcctccagaggttctgagttcaattcccagtaaccacatggtggctcacaaccatcgataatgagatctggcgccctcttctggcctgtagggatatgtgcagacagaatgctgtatacataataaataaataaatcttaaaaaaaaaaaaaaaccacaaatgtaatttaaattaaaaactaggAAAAGGTGTTTAAAGGGAAAAGTATGACAGGGTAAGAAGTTTCAAGCTAGTTCAAGGTAACAGGAAGATGGAAACACACGGGTTTCTAAGTATAGGTGAAGCCTAGTTTCAGATGTTTTAATTTGTCGATCAATTTGGGGTCAGCCTGTGACAGATGCTCTTTCTAGGAACTGGCTAACTACCAAACACCAAAGTATTTAGAACTTTCAACACTTTAAAAACCGTGCCACACTCTTTGCTTAGACAAGACTGTCAGCATCACTTAGAGCCCATACCAGGAGAGTCAGGTGTGAACCTCTGAAGCCTTTCCTGACTGCCAGCTGGTGGCCCTGCTGCCACTTGAAGAAGAGGTGCTGGGCGCGCGCGTCGGGCAGGCAGGCCTTGTGGTCCCGCATCAGGTCTTTGGTGATGAACTTGCAGTGACTGCCTGAGTTCAGGGTGGCGTAGAGCAGGAACGGATCGTCCTCCGAGCTGCAGCAGACAGACGGAAGGACAGTCAGACACTCCAGGGGGCAGAGGGCTTCCCAGCCCCCAGTTACTTCTCTTCGGACTTTCCCTGGAGGTGCTTCCGATTTCTGGAGAGTGATCTGCTGACCCTCATCAGGCACCCAGAGTCCTTAGTTGGTGACACCACCTAAAACACCGGAAAGCCAGGGGAGGGACTGCTAATGCTCGAGACTTAGAAACTTTCAGGCCAGCTTCGGCTACAGGGTTTGACcttctccaaaaaacaaaaccaaaaccaccgaGGTTTAATGTGGAAGAAGATGATTAATGTCAGAGCAGGGTCACATTTACATGGGGGTTATGAGGACTCACTACCTATGCTCTGCTTTATGTTTGAAAAGGTTTGTTTGGCACATTAATGGAGAACACAAGTTAACattaaaagtataaatatttatatccaGAGACATAGGAAACCAGTGAATCAATCTGTATAACAGAGCTTAACTTAGACTTTCAGCAGACACATTAACTGCAGGCCGGGGTACAGGTCCCAAAGTAGGCACCAAGACCATTCCCAAGAGACTTCTGGTTAGAGCACATGATTTGCCCAGTTTCTTTctataagaaaaataacaatgacGATGGCAATGAACAACACAGGCTTTCCATGAACTTGGATTTTCCGGGTTATAACTATTATCTAATTCATCCTCCACAACAACCTCGTGAAGATCATATATGAAGCAAATCCCTTCCCAGGTGGGAGAGGCAGGTCTGCGATCTGAAACAAGCCTACACTCCTGATGCTACCCACACCGCCAGAGGGACATCAAGGAGATCAAGTCTTCTGCCCCTGAAGCAACGGAAATCCTCCTCTCGGCTTGAAAAACTGGTTTGGTCTGGGATTTGAGAGAGAACTGGCCTCTCGCTTCATTCATCCAGAGCCATTTGACCCTTTCAAGAAATTCTTCGTGGGAGCCTGACAGACCTTCAGGTTCTCACTTCTGAACTAGTGAGTCCTAGACTCAGGGCCGAGGCACACACATTGCACAGTGACAGCCGGGCAAGGTTGCAAACCAGTGTGCGCCGGCGTAGGTAGAAGACCGTGAGGACACCGAGGGTGTGTAGTCCGTCCAGGATCTCCCACCTTCCTGCATAGCTGCTTTCTGTTTATGAACTGCACACTGTGGGACTAATCCTGTTCCCCACGTTCCTTTGGCTTCCTGAGAAGCCGTAGCTCCATGGCAGTTTTCTTTCTACTAGAATAAATCCAGACCCTTTGTGAGGTCCTCTATAATACTGTCTTTCCTCCACTCTGATTTCCCTTCCCCCACTTTTCCCCCCCTTtgctagacagggtctcatgtaccccaggatGGCCTCTGTAGagcagaggatggccttgaactcctgaccttcctgcttccaccccACAGGGCTGACATCACAGGTGGTTCCACTGCAACTGGTTCCACGCGGGGCTGAGGATGGAACTCGGAGCTTCACGTGGGCCATGCAAGCTTCCTACCAACTGAACTGCATCCCAGCCCCCAGATTCCTTCCTGGGCACTGTTCTAACCCATCCACACTGGCCTTCTTACTTGGCCAGCGTCCAGCTTACTCCTATGCCAGGATGTGGGATCTCTGCTGCCCCTGTATGAGGGATGTCTGTGAGGTGAGGAACCCTTCCCAGGCTCCACTTCCCACAGCCCTGATCACACCGCGAGGCTGTCTGGAGGCTTTGTTTCTGCAAGGACTAAAAGGGCAGGGGCTTAGGCGTCGTCGTCACTAAGCACAAGCACTGTGTTCATGTTTGTTGAGTGTCTGCTCGACGGTCAATTGAGGATTTTATGGCGTGTGTTCTAAGTGCTAGCCTCACTCCTgactctcctcctttcctccttcaggCCGAGTTCCGCATCTGTGTGTAAATTTGCTCTGCTGTAGACACTCTATCTTTGTAAGCTGCCTCCaggccatttttgtttttgttttatatgaggTTACACGCGCCCAGGCAAGTGTGTGACAGAACAGACAATAATGAGTAGGTGACCAGAACCCAGGCTAATCGACCCGTTCCCTCCAGTACTCACATGTTATCAGCAAAAAAGCAGTGGGCTTGCCTCTGCACCTGCTCCATCTCGTCCCTTCTCCACCGGGCGCTCGCTGTGAGCATGTGCTTTCGGCCCAGGACCAGCACCTGCAGATTCTGCTGGGCTAGCTGGGAAACTACAGCCAGGAGCTAGAAAACACCAAGAGCCAGACAGAAAGTTCAAAAGCTGGACCGATTCTTCCAGCTGGTTCCTTCAGGTGAGTCTCAGAGTTCTGAGCAGGAAAAGAATAGCTCCTAACTTCCCACCTGTCAAAGCCGGAGGAAAATGATAAATTAATGCCTTCTTTGTAGCTGTTTAACAAGAGCTCTcaagtagcacaggctggcttccagctACGAAGTCAAGGACGACCTTGAACATCTGACCCCTCATACCTCCACTTACTGagctctgggatcacaggcatacaCCGCCATGGTCAACGTGTAAATGGATGCCTACCCCCTGCCCAGGTCAGGCTACACTGGCTCCAGGTGTGGGTTTCTAAAGACAGACTAATGAAGCTGAACCCCCTAGAGCTCCTCAAGATAGTGATGAGACTCAGAAGTCACTGCCCCAATTTTGAAGCAaaaaatactctctctctctctctctctctctctctctctctctctctctatatatatatatatatatatatatatatatatatatacaaatttgtttgtttggtttggtttttcgagacaagtttctctatgtatccccggctgtcctggaatttgctctgtagaccaggctggccttgaactcaaagacctgtctgcttctgcctcccaagtgctgggatttaaggcatgcatcaccaccgacTGGCATTAttttcagtaatttaaaaaaaaaaaatattttttatttttgtatttacacTCATGACATTCATTAAGTACACTCatgattttaattacatttgtggtattcattgattgtATTCGCAGTATTCactcaataattatatttataatattcattaattacattaattgtaatgatttattacattcatgatattatgttctgatactactgtccatttgtaggacttttccatcacacaaaatagagattctgtacttaggaaatcattgctctatattcctttcttctccatcttgagatagtCTAATCTTTATTTCtataaatttgtatattctatagtaatacaattctatagtatttgtcctttttttggatgtaaaaacattttatgtataactgcaggagaaataatacacagatagcttgaacataaaaacaggttataattcaaaagtccagggttgttttaaacagtaaaatattttctctgtagaaaatagtaaaaatgataacatttcccaatatgCCCTtgtaagccaaatgatagctgaattatacatataaatattgattagattctgggatacagaaggaccctatcttcatctgttcagagagttATGTTTTCCTTAAGTTGTgaaagtgagattcctattcatcttccccttcactgtttgatttatggcagacatttttctataggctaatccacaatctaaagattttagcctcccctcctgaagtacagccagcatattcttccattagcttgatacagtacaaattcttatcctaatagtgaaatgtttcactaaagcttgcccagtgattgggcaaaaccaaaacttattgtaaggtttctctatgtagccctggctgtcctggaacttgctttgtagaccaggctggccttgaactcaaagatcccaagtgctgggatttaaggcaggagtcaccaccacccggcattattttcaataatttttaaaagaatttttttttttttttgagacagggtttcactgtgtagttttggtgtctttcctggatcttgctctgtagcccaggctggccttgaactcacagagatccacctggctctgcctcccgagagctgggattaaaggcgtgcgccaccaccgccaggccgaGAATTCTTATTATTGTTCCTGGTGGGGTTTGCCatagtacacatgtggaggtcagagcacaactttgTGGGGTCGGTCCACTCCATCTACTAtcatgtggtcctggggattgaacttgagtCGCTGAGGTGGTGTTCAGCTGAGTGTGCTAACACCTGCCTGTGATCCCAATActctggagtctgaggcaggaggatcactagtttGAGGTTAAcatgagctacacagcaagatcctgtctaaaacaaGACTCCCAAACATAACAAAACGAGAAAGGATGGATGAGGCGCTGTTCCTACAGAGCACCAACGCTGTCTGTactgtgtatttgtgtatctgATGCTTACCCTGGGCTTTCGTTCCCTCTACTCTATTACTAATGTGATTTTACAGCAGTCGGCTTTATTGCCCCCTAACTACCAGTTCTAAGATGAAAGCAATCGGATACTTGTCCACCGAGTGAGTTAGTATAACAAGCAAAGAAGATGCCGGAATCAGAGTGGAGAGCCTAGCCGAAGGTTTTCCACAGGTAAAATGTAGCCTTTCGTAGGTCACAGGatgactcagaaggtaaaggtaCTCGCCATCACCCTGgcgacccaagttcaatccccagatcctACATAATGGTGGAAGGCGAGGACCaaccccacaaagttgtcttctgacctccacacgtgagCTGTGGTAAATCCCCCAGCAGCAATAACAATAACTataattcttttaaattgttttaaaatataatttgtgcTTCAAAATTGGGGTAGTGACTTCTGTGTTTATTCAATAGTTATTTTTCTCTATATGGAAAACATGGGCATTATCATAGTGTACAAAAATTTCAAGACATAATGTTTCTAGTGAGACATTAACTATATTTTTCTTACTTGCCCATTAAGCCTAGGAAAAGATAAGTTCTGACTGTACATATATTTGATGGTTAACAAACACATTTGATTAGCTGAGGAATATGCCCAGCATTGGGAGCCAAGCATGTCAgtccatgcctgtaaccccagcacttagcaAACTGAGGCAGTTCAAGTCCAGACTGGACTAtgtcagtttcaggccagcttgggttataaCAAAAGATCCTATATCACAAAACTAACAGCAACAATAATGATGACCGTAAACAAAAAAGTATGATACATGACTTTGAATATCTTTAAAGACATTAAACGTGTCTTTCTTTCAGAATGTACTcattcccagtgtgtgtgtgtgtgtgtgtgtgtgtgtgtgtgtgtgtgtgtgtgtgtgtgtgtgtgtgtgtgacagtgcaaagctcaggggacaacttgcaagaagtgattctctttttccaccatgtgcatgctaggGATTGACCTCAGGTTATAAGTTGTAGGTGGCATCTCTGGggtcctccatttctttaaagcCATTGAAATTACAGATTATTTTCTATGAACATAGATTCAAAGTGGAAATTGGACCCATTAATAGGGATGACAATTACTTTAAGAATTTGCATAAGAATTACCATAaagttattataaaaataaatttaaaatgttaaagcaCACGTTGAAGCCAAGAATGGTgcttcatactttttttttccccctggagctgaggacagaacccagggcaagcgctctaccactgagctaaatccccaaccccgtgcTTCAGTATTTCAGaccctgaggcaggaggttctccaactccaggccagccagccccaaCAACTCAGGGAGGGCCTGTCTCAAGTACGACACAGGACGCGCTGGCCTGGTGGTGGATCACCTGTCGACCAACACGAGCTCCGTGggtcagtcctcagcaccacaatcCAACAACACAACCCCACACCGCTGACTCTGGTTTTCAACTTTCCGTGCAGCTAGGAAGACATGGTctaaagaaaaacacaactgaGTTTTCAGATGTACTCGTACTCAGATAAACACCCCCAGTTCActaaggaagaaattaataagGCAGAAGAGAAAACCATAGGTTCAACTACTCTGGGACACCATCTTGTGCTGGAGAGGTCTCTAACAATTTTGTGAAAGTAatgaaaataagagaataaagacttttttgctttgttttggtttggttttttggctttgttttttaaaagatgactgGGTAGCAAAGGTAACTGACCATGTAGATGGTATGGCTATGAAAAGCCTCTGGAATAAATTGCAAGCTGGACCTAGTGTGCTGGCTCAAAGTCATGGGCATACTCAGaatagcaaagaaaaagaaatttaacttAATTGTATGCTccatcaaaaataaaaccaagtcaggtgatggtgcatgcctacaCTTAAGAAACCAAGGCACGAGTAttgtagttccaggccagcctgagctacacagacagaccttgtctcaaaatcaaaacaatcaaATCAACCTGGGACTGGATTTGGAGCTGTATATCATAATTAATTACTATACATGGCTGAATACAGCACTGTCTCCAGGCCGTATTAGAACAGCTAGCGAGGGGACGGGGGGACGGGGGATGGGGGGGAGACCTGGAACAACTGGGAGGAGGGACACAGCACACACCCACGTGACACAGAGGTACAAGTGGGGCTATccggggaggaaggggaggaggtgggaagcgGGGGGGAAAAGGAGGTGACGTGGGGGACGGATACGAGCAAAGTGCAATGACATACGTACAAAAATGTCCTAAAGAAACCTGTTATTTTGTATGCTTACTaaagtaaattaataataataataataataataataataataataggaggaggaggaggaggaagggctggagggtTATATGGCAAGGCAGCTAGGAACACCTGCTGCTTtactgaggacctgagctgggttCCCAGCTCCATGTCAGGTGGTTCCCAACAACCTGCTCCTCCACATCTAGGGGATCCCATGCCTCTGTCCTCAGGTACCTggactcatatgcacatacacagacacacacacagacacacacacagacacacacacacacacacacacacacacacacaaacatacatattttaaaaagacaaggtctcatgtagctcaggtcagcctcaaacttgctctgtagttgaTGCCCACTGTAAGCAGAATGATCACTAAGAAGCCTACaccagcagggtgtggtggctcacactgggaggcagaggcaagtggagctctgtgagttccaggctggccacagccacacagggagaccctgtctcaaaaccacaacCATTGCcaccaacaaaacccaaccacctaaccaagcaaccaaccaccaaccaaccaaacaaacaaacaaaaccaaaaccaaactaaaccaagaaAACCCATAGGGGCTGGTAGAGCTAAGGCTTTTTATCAATtctgtatgttaaaaaaaataataacccaaATTTTAAGCTAACTAAAAGGAActcacttctgattttgttttctatgatCCCCACCATTTCACCATGGTCCGTAAGACACTGAAGGATAACCCTCTGAAACACCAGAGGAGTGAGAACAGACTGAAGGCCAGCAGTGGGTGTAAGTACCTCCCAGCCTGGTTTCCACCTTGATGTGGTTTACCTCCTGTAGAAACGGATactagatttaaaaaacaaacaaacaagcaaaaaactcaTAAATCACATACCTACTTTGGGCATAAAACTAATCAAAAATAGTTTCTGAGTGTAGGTAAAAATACAATCAGCAGGGCTTCGTGTGTTAGAAATAACCGTGAGGAGGGAAATTCAGGAAGAAGCGGGGGCTGGGGGGAAGCAAAGGTCAAGATGTCTGAATAGTCTAAATAGCAAGTGGAGTTTCTGTCcatgtccttttaaaaaataattttattaaactgggcggtggtggtggcgtatgcctttaatctcagcactcaggaggcagaggcaggcggatctctgggtc includes:
- the Prorp gene encoding mitochondrial ribonuclease P catalytic subunit isoform X2 translates to MRDVIDGGDQYKKTTPQELKRFERFVNSCPPFDIVIDGLNVAKMLPKSRESQNLLAVVSQLAQQNLQVLVLGRKHMLTASARWRRDEMEQVQRQAHCFFADNISEDDPFLLYATLNSGSHCKFITKDLMRDHKACLPDARAQHLFFKWQQGHQLAVRKGFRGSHLTLLDPLHYDTVVQTTGDSWHIPYDEDLVQRSSYEVPTKWLCLQGKTQAPGPC